A genomic region of Dreissena polymorpha isolate Duluth1 chromosome 4, UMN_Dpol_1.0, whole genome shotgun sequence contains the following coding sequences:
- the LOC127876549 gene encoding uncharacterized protein LOC127876549 isoform X2 → MAEVPLRMQVEQDGTVPFTCSLIHTQDESVPNRTESKNENLDLLNKLAVEEESNQNMKIIITEKTTEITMLKTKSEKLQRECEKLENELSKCKTRLSKIMGNKLTDNNPAIADLSDSNRPAKLAEQFSELYDNQWTDAFEEQTDMTDDEQGKIEILLNILLNIYEMCKEESQKQTSMLWRIAYMDIDSLGRHDELTIPKDHKSDPTKHWTCETARVYDNVPVIKTGQSPNHLEINKQIKEFRKYVAQISLDNLFQKIYHQLTHFGQAIHHPKMELYIRGCVNICWLMNIQEPPVAFTPKPEQFDQFSTELYRSYTQSGPAIAYLVWPTMLLHKGGPLLLKGITQWCTKADMPMAMKKKEQHDKQCNNVQSKADSISSNKRSQQDGDFGVMNQRENAMQLTNAKERRAQPVNYQLEQVSNDENSITSTFPMTLACMSQANHPTIEPEHIKVDIQPKTDKTSAIELRMDRSPYIGGTGSHAERTRVGNAIDSSASINVDSSTSLDDILKNAVFDPEQVKNVGNNVEETVYKISQSVSSLVKKYQQQENEQSKQKKHHAKI, encoded by the exons ATGGCCGAAGTTCCACTCCGGATGCAGGTTGAACAGGATGGAACTGTTCCTTTTACTTGTAGCCTAATTCACACACAGGATGAAAGTGTACCTAATCGAACGGAATCAAAGAATGAAAACCTTGATTTGCTGAATAAG TTGGCGGTTGAGGAAGAGTcaaaccaaaatatgaaaataatcataACTGAGAAAACTACCGAAATAACCATGCTAAAAACAAAGAGTGAAAAGCTTCAACGAGAGTGTGAAAAGCTTGAGAATGAACTGTCCAAATGCAAAACGAG ATTAAGCAAAATCATGGGCAACAAACTCACTGACAATAATCCTGCAATTGCCGATCTCAGCGACAGCAACAGACCAGCAAAACTTGCTGAACAGTTTTCG GAGCTGTATGATAATCAATGGACGGATGCCTTTGAGGAACAAACTGACATGACCGATGATGAGCAAGGCAAAATTGAAATACTTCTAAATATCCTATtg aATATTTATGAAATGTGTAAAGAAGAATCGCAGAAACAAACATCGATGCTGTGGCGAATTGCTTATATGGATATTGATTCG CTGGGGCGTCATGACGAGCTGACAATTCCAAAGGATCATAAATCCGACCCGACGAAGCATTGGACGTGTGAGACCGCACGGGTGTATGACAACGTCCCCGTG ATAAAGACCGGTCAATCTCCGAATcatcttgaaataaataaacaaatcaaagaATTTCGGAAATATGTTGCTCAAATCAGCCTCGATAACTTGTTTCAG AAAATATATCACCAACTAACGCACTTCGGACAAGCTATCCATCATCCAAAGATGGAATTATACATCAGGGGATGTGTAAATATATGCTGGCTCATGAATATACAAGAACCTCCCGTTGCGTTTACCCCAAAACCTGAACAATTTGATCAATTCAGCACGGAACTATACAGATCCTATACACAATCTGGGCCAGCAATCGCATACTTGGTATGGCCGACGATGCTGCTGCACAAAGGAGGGCCGTTGCTTCTGAAAGGAATTACACAGTGGTGTACCAAGGCAGACATGCCGATGGCAATGAAAAAGAAAGAGCAACACGATAAACAGTGCAATAACGTTCAGTCGAAAGCAGATTCGATTTCTTCGAACAAACGTTCACAACAGGACGGAGATTTCGGAGTAATGAACCAAAGAGAGAATGCAATGCAACTTACTAATGCAAAAGAGAGACGTGCTCAGCCTGTTAATTATCAACTAGAACAAGTTTCAAATGATGAAAATAGTATCACGTCAACCTTCCCTATGACATTGGCCTGTATGTCACAAGCAAATCACCCTACAATTGAACCTGAACATATAAAAGTTGATATACAGCCGAAGACGGATAAAACAAGCGCGATAGAACTGCGTATGGACAGGAGCCCTTATATTGGTGGAACAGGCAGTCATGCAGAACGCACACGGGTTGGGAATGCGATTGACTCAAGTGCATCTATAAATGTGGACTCTTCCACAAGCCTTGATGATATTTTGAAGAACGCTGTCTTTGACCCTGAACAAGTAAAAAATGTTGGAAACAATGTAGAGGAAACTGTATATAAAATTAGCCAAAGTGTATCGTCGTTagtaaaaaaatatcaacagcAAGAAAATGAACAAAGCAAGCAGAAAAAGCATCATGCAAAAATATAA
- the LOC127876549 gene encoding uncharacterized protein LOC127876549 isoform X4, with product MAEVPLRMQVEQDGTVPFTCSLIHTQDESVPNRTESKNENLDLLNKLAVEEESNQNMKIIITEKTTEITMLKTKSEKLQRECEKLENELSKCKTRLSKIMGNKLTDNNPAIADLSDSNRPAKLAEQFSNIYEMCKEESQKQTSMLWRIAYMDIDSVIGLGRHDELTIPKDHKSDPTKHWTCETARVYDNVPVIKTGQSPNHLEINKQIKEFRKYVAQISLDNLFQKIYHQLTHFGQAIHHPKMELYIRGCVNICWLMNIQEPPVAFTPKPEQFDQFSTELYRSYTQSGPAIAYLVWPTMLLHKGGPLLLKGITQWCTKADMPMAMKKKEQHDKQCNNVQSKADSISSNKRSQQDGDFGVMNQRENAMQLTNAKERRAQPVNYQLEQVSNDENSITSTFPMTLACMSQANHPTIEPEHIKVDIQPKTDKTSAIELRMDRSPYIGGTGSHAERTRVGNAIDSSASINVDSSTSLDDILKNAVFDPEQVKNVGNNVEETVYKISQSVSSLVKKYQQQENEQSKQKKHHAKI from the exons ATGGCCGAAGTTCCACTCCGGATGCAGGTTGAACAGGATGGAACTGTTCCTTTTACTTGTAGCCTAATTCACACACAGGATGAAAGTGTACCTAATCGAACGGAATCAAAGAATGAAAACCTTGATTTGCTGAATAAG TTGGCGGTTGAGGAAGAGTcaaaccaaaatatgaaaataatcataACTGAGAAAACTACCGAAATAACCATGCTAAAAACAAAGAGTGAAAAGCTTCAACGAGAGTGTGAAAAGCTTGAGAATGAACTGTCCAAATGCAAAACGAG ATTAAGCAAAATCATGGGCAACAAACTCACTGACAATAATCCTGCAATTGCCGATCTCAGCGACAGCAACAGACCAGCAAAACTTGCTGAACAGTTTTCG aATATTTATGAAATGTGTAAAGAAGAATCGCAGAAACAAACATCGATGCTGTGGCGAATTGCTTATATGGATATTGATTCGGTAATTGGG CTGGGGCGTCATGACGAGCTGACAATTCCAAAGGATCATAAATCCGACCCGACGAAGCATTGGACGTGTGAGACCGCACGGGTGTATGACAACGTCCCCGTG ATAAAGACCGGTCAATCTCCGAATcatcttgaaataaataaacaaatcaaagaATTTCGGAAATATGTTGCTCAAATCAGCCTCGATAACTTGTTTCAG AAAATATATCACCAACTAACGCACTTCGGACAAGCTATCCATCATCCAAAGATGGAATTATACATCAGGGGATGTGTAAATATATGCTGGCTCATGAATATACAAGAACCTCCCGTTGCGTTTACCCCAAAACCTGAACAATTTGATCAATTCAGCACGGAACTATACAGATCCTATACACAATCTGGGCCAGCAATCGCATACTTGGTATGGCCGACGATGCTGCTGCACAAAGGAGGGCCGTTGCTTCTGAAAGGAATTACACAGTGGTGTACCAAGGCAGACATGCCGATGGCAATGAAAAAGAAAGAGCAACACGATAAACAGTGCAATAACGTTCAGTCGAAAGCAGATTCGATTTCTTCGAACAAACGTTCACAACAGGACGGAGATTTCGGAGTAATGAACCAAAGAGAGAATGCAATGCAACTTACTAATGCAAAAGAGAGACGTGCTCAGCCTGTTAATTATCAACTAGAACAAGTTTCAAATGATGAAAATAGTATCACGTCAACCTTCCCTATGACATTGGCCTGTATGTCACAAGCAAATCACCCTACAATTGAACCTGAACATATAAAAGTTGATATACAGCCGAAGACGGATAAAACAAGCGCGATAGAACTGCGTATGGACAGGAGCCCTTATATTGGTGGAACAGGCAGTCATGCAGAACGCACACGGGTTGGGAATGCGATTGACTCAAGTGCATCTATAAATGTGGACTCTTCCACAAGCCTTGATGATATTTTGAAGAACGCTGTCTTTGACCCTGAACAAGTAAAAAATGTTGGAAACAATGTAGAGGAAACTGTATATAAAATTAGCCAAAGTGTATCGTCGTTagtaaaaaaatatcaacagcAAGAAAATGAACAAAGCAAGCAGAAAAAGCATCATGCAAAAATATAA
- the LOC127876549 gene encoding uncharacterized protein LOC127876549 isoform X6 — protein sequence MAEVPLRMQVEQDGTVPFTCSLIHTQDESVPNRTESKNENLDLLNKLAVEEESNQNMKIIITEKTTEITMLKTKSEKLQRECEKLENELSKCKTRLSKIMGNKLTDNNPAIADLSDSNRPAKLAEQFSELYDNQWTDAFEEQTDMTDDEQGKIEILLNILLNIYEMCKEESQKQTSMLWRIAYMDIDSVIGKIYHQLTHFGQAIHHPKMELYIRGCVNICWLMNIQEPPVAFTPKPEQFDQFSTELYRSYTQSGPAIAYLVWPTMLLHKGGPLLLKGITQWCTKADMPMAMKKKEQHDKQCNNVQSKADSISSNKRSQQDGDFGVMNQRENAMQLTNAKERRAQPVNYQLEQVSNDENSITSTFPMTLACMSQANHPTIEPEHIKVDIQPKTDKTSAIELRMDRSPYIGGTGSHAERTRVGNAIDSSASINVDSSTSLDDILKNAVFDPEQVKNVGNNVEETVYKISQSVSSLVKKYQQQENEQSKQKKHHAKI from the exons ATGGCCGAAGTTCCACTCCGGATGCAGGTTGAACAGGATGGAACTGTTCCTTTTACTTGTAGCCTAATTCACACACAGGATGAAAGTGTACCTAATCGAACGGAATCAAAGAATGAAAACCTTGATTTGCTGAATAAG TTGGCGGTTGAGGAAGAGTcaaaccaaaatatgaaaataatcataACTGAGAAAACTACCGAAATAACCATGCTAAAAACAAAGAGTGAAAAGCTTCAACGAGAGTGTGAAAAGCTTGAGAATGAACTGTCCAAATGCAAAACGAG ATTAAGCAAAATCATGGGCAACAAACTCACTGACAATAATCCTGCAATTGCCGATCTCAGCGACAGCAACAGACCAGCAAAACTTGCTGAACAGTTTTCG GAGCTGTATGATAATCAATGGACGGATGCCTTTGAGGAACAAACTGACATGACCGATGATGAGCAAGGCAAAATTGAAATACTTCTAAATATCCTATtg aATATTTATGAAATGTGTAAAGAAGAATCGCAGAAACAAACATCGATGCTGTGGCGAATTGCTTATATGGATATTGATTCGGTAATTGGG AAAATATATCACCAACTAACGCACTTCGGACAAGCTATCCATCATCCAAAGATGGAATTATACATCAGGGGATGTGTAAATATATGCTGGCTCATGAATATACAAGAACCTCCCGTTGCGTTTACCCCAAAACCTGAACAATTTGATCAATTCAGCACGGAACTATACAGATCCTATACACAATCTGGGCCAGCAATCGCATACTTGGTATGGCCGACGATGCTGCTGCACAAAGGAGGGCCGTTGCTTCTGAAAGGAATTACACAGTGGTGTACCAAGGCAGACATGCCGATGGCAATGAAAAAGAAAGAGCAACACGATAAACAGTGCAATAACGTTCAGTCGAAAGCAGATTCGATTTCTTCGAACAAACGTTCACAACAGGACGGAGATTTCGGAGTAATGAACCAAAGAGAGAATGCAATGCAACTTACTAATGCAAAAGAGAGACGTGCTCAGCCTGTTAATTATCAACTAGAACAAGTTTCAAATGATGAAAATAGTATCACGTCAACCTTCCCTATGACATTGGCCTGTATGTCACAAGCAAATCACCCTACAATTGAACCTGAACATATAAAAGTTGATATACAGCCGAAGACGGATAAAACAAGCGCGATAGAACTGCGTATGGACAGGAGCCCTTATATTGGTGGAACAGGCAGTCATGCAGAACGCACACGGGTTGGGAATGCGATTGACTCAAGTGCATCTATAAATGTGGACTCTTCCACAAGCCTTGATGATATTTTGAAGAACGCTGTCTTTGACCCTGAACAAGTAAAAAATGTTGGAAACAATGTAGAGGAAACTGTATATAAAATTAGCCAAAGTGTATCGTCGTTagtaaaaaaatatcaacagcAAGAAAATGAACAAAGCAAGCAGAAAAAGCATCATGCAAAAATATAA
- the LOC127876549 gene encoding uncharacterized protein LOC127876549 isoform X8, producing the protein MAEVPLRMQVEQDGTVPFTCSLIHTQDESVPNRTESKNENLDLLNKLAVEEESNQNMKIIITEKTTEITMLKTKSEKLQRECEKLENELSKCKTRLSKIMGNKLTDNNPAIADLSDSNRPAKLAEQFSELYDNQWTDAFEEQTDMTDDEQGKIEILLNILLNIYEMCKEESQKQTSMLWRIAYMDIDSLGRHDELTIPKDHKSDPTKHWTCETARVYDNVPVVNTTTILFRIL; encoded by the exons ATGGCCGAAGTTCCACTCCGGATGCAGGTTGAACAGGATGGAACTGTTCCTTTTACTTGTAGCCTAATTCACACACAGGATGAAAGTGTACCTAATCGAACGGAATCAAAGAATGAAAACCTTGATTTGCTGAATAAG TTGGCGGTTGAGGAAGAGTcaaaccaaaatatgaaaataatcataACTGAGAAAACTACCGAAATAACCATGCTAAAAACAAAGAGTGAAAAGCTTCAACGAGAGTGTGAAAAGCTTGAGAATGAACTGTCCAAATGCAAAACGAG ATTAAGCAAAATCATGGGCAACAAACTCACTGACAATAATCCTGCAATTGCCGATCTCAGCGACAGCAACAGACCAGCAAAACTTGCTGAACAGTTTTCG GAGCTGTATGATAATCAATGGACGGATGCCTTTGAGGAACAAACTGACATGACCGATGATGAGCAAGGCAAAATTGAAATACTTCTAAATATCCTATtg aATATTTATGAAATGTGTAAAGAAGAATCGCAGAAACAAACATCGATGCTGTGGCGAATTGCTTATATGGATATTGATTCG CTGGGGCGTCATGACGAGCTGACAATTCCAAAGGATCATAAATCCGACCCGACGAAGCATTGGACGTGTGAGACCGCACGGGTGTATGACAACGTCCCCGTG GTAAATACTACCACGATACTATTTAGAATTCTATAG
- the LOC127876549 gene encoding uncharacterized protein LOC127876549 isoform X1, which produces MAEVPLRMQVEQDGTVPFTCSLIHTQDESVPNRTESKNENLDLLNKLAVEEESNQNMKIIITEKTTEITMLKTKSEKLQRECEKLENELSKCKTRLSKIMGNKLTDNNPAIADLSDSNRPAKLAEQFSELYDNQWTDAFEEQTDMTDDEQGKIEILLNILLNIYEMCKEESQKQTSMLWRIAYMDIDSVIGLGRHDELTIPKDHKSDPTKHWTCETARVYDNVPVIKTGQSPNHLEINKQIKEFRKYVAQISLDNLFQKIYHQLTHFGQAIHHPKMELYIRGCVNICWLMNIQEPPVAFTPKPEQFDQFSTELYRSYTQSGPAIAYLVWPTMLLHKGGPLLLKGITQWCTKADMPMAMKKKEQHDKQCNNVQSKADSISSNKRSQQDGDFGVMNQRENAMQLTNAKERRAQPVNYQLEQVSNDENSITSTFPMTLACMSQANHPTIEPEHIKVDIQPKTDKTSAIELRMDRSPYIGGTGSHAERTRVGNAIDSSASINVDSSTSLDDILKNAVFDPEQVKNVGNNVEETVYKISQSVSSLVKKYQQQENEQSKQKKHHAKI; this is translated from the exons ATGGCCGAAGTTCCACTCCGGATGCAGGTTGAACAGGATGGAACTGTTCCTTTTACTTGTAGCCTAATTCACACACAGGATGAAAGTGTACCTAATCGAACGGAATCAAAGAATGAAAACCTTGATTTGCTGAATAAG TTGGCGGTTGAGGAAGAGTcaaaccaaaatatgaaaataatcataACTGAGAAAACTACCGAAATAACCATGCTAAAAACAAAGAGTGAAAAGCTTCAACGAGAGTGTGAAAAGCTTGAGAATGAACTGTCCAAATGCAAAACGAG ATTAAGCAAAATCATGGGCAACAAACTCACTGACAATAATCCTGCAATTGCCGATCTCAGCGACAGCAACAGACCAGCAAAACTTGCTGAACAGTTTTCG GAGCTGTATGATAATCAATGGACGGATGCCTTTGAGGAACAAACTGACATGACCGATGATGAGCAAGGCAAAATTGAAATACTTCTAAATATCCTATtg aATATTTATGAAATGTGTAAAGAAGAATCGCAGAAACAAACATCGATGCTGTGGCGAATTGCTTATATGGATATTGATTCGGTAATTGGG CTGGGGCGTCATGACGAGCTGACAATTCCAAAGGATCATAAATCCGACCCGACGAAGCATTGGACGTGTGAGACCGCACGGGTGTATGACAACGTCCCCGTG ATAAAGACCGGTCAATCTCCGAATcatcttgaaataaataaacaaatcaaagaATTTCGGAAATATGTTGCTCAAATCAGCCTCGATAACTTGTTTCAG AAAATATATCACCAACTAACGCACTTCGGACAAGCTATCCATCATCCAAAGATGGAATTATACATCAGGGGATGTGTAAATATATGCTGGCTCATGAATATACAAGAACCTCCCGTTGCGTTTACCCCAAAACCTGAACAATTTGATCAATTCAGCACGGAACTATACAGATCCTATACACAATCTGGGCCAGCAATCGCATACTTGGTATGGCCGACGATGCTGCTGCACAAAGGAGGGCCGTTGCTTCTGAAAGGAATTACACAGTGGTGTACCAAGGCAGACATGCCGATGGCAATGAAAAAGAAAGAGCAACACGATAAACAGTGCAATAACGTTCAGTCGAAAGCAGATTCGATTTCTTCGAACAAACGTTCACAACAGGACGGAGATTTCGGAGTAATGAACCAAAGAGAGAATGCAATGCAACTTACTAATGCAAAAGAGAGACGTGCTCAGCCTGTTAATTATCAACTAGAACAAGTTTCAAATGATGAAAATAGTATCACGTCAACCTTCCCTATGACATTGGCCTGTATGTCACAAGCAAATCACCCTACAATTGAACCTGAACATATAAAAGTTGATATACAGCCGAAGACGGATAAAACAAGCGCGATAGAACTGCGTATGGACAGGAGCCCTTATATTGGTGGAACAGGCAGTCATGCAGAACGCACACGGGTTGGGAATGCGATTGACTCAAGTGCATCTATAAATGTGGACTCTTCCACAAGCCTTGATGATATTTTGAAGAACGCTGTCTTTGACCCTGAACAAGTAAAAAATGTTGGAAACAATGTAGAGGAAACTGTATATAAAATTAGCCAAAGTGTATCGTCGTTagtaaaaaaatatcaacagcAAGAAAATGAACAAAGCAAGCAGAAAAAGCATCATGCAAAAATATAA
- the LOC127876549 gene encoding uncharacterized protein LOC127876549 isoform X3, translating into MAEVPLRMQVEQDGTVPFTCSLIHTQDESVPNRTESKNENLDLLNKLAVEEESNQNMKIIITEKTTEITMLKTKSEKLQRECEKLENELSKCKTRLSKIMGNKLTDNNPAIADLSDSNRPAKLAEQFSELYDNQWTDAFEEQTDMTDDEQGKIEILLNILLNIYEMCKEESQKQTSMLWRIAYMDIDSVIGLGRHDELTIPKDHKSDPTKHWTCETARVYDNVPVKIYHQLTHFGQAIHHPKMELYIRGCVNICWLMNIQEPPVAFTPKPEQFDQFSTELYRSYTQSGPAIAYLVWPTMLLHKGGPLLLKGITQWCTKADMPMAMKKKEQHDKQCNNVQSKADSISSNKRSQQDGDFGVMNQRENAMQLTNAKERRAQPVNYQLEQVSNDENSITSTFPMTLACMSQANHPTIEPEHIKVDIQPKTDKTSAIELRMDRSPYIGGTGSHAERTRVGNAIDSSASINVDSSTSLDDILKNAVFDPEQVKNVGNNVEETVYKISQSVSSLVKKYQQQENEQSKQKKHHAKI; encoded by the exons ATGGCCGAAGTTCCACTCCGGATGCAGGTTGAACAGGATGGAACTGTTCCTTTTACTTGTAGCCTAATTCACACACAGGATGAAAGTGTACCTAATCGAACGGAATCAAAGAATGAAAACCTTGATTTGCTGAATAAG TTGGCGGTTGAGGAAGAGTcaaaccaaaatatgaaaataatcataACTGAGAAAACTACCGAAATAACCATGCTAAAAACAAAGAGTGAAAAGCTTCAACGAGAGTGTGAAAAGCTTGAGAATGAACTGTCCAAATGCAAAACGAG ATTAAGCAAAATCATGGGCAACAAACTCACTGACAATAATCCTGCAATTGCCGATCTCAGCGACAGCAACAGACCAGCAAAACTTGCTGAACAGTTTTCG GAGCTGTATGATAATCAATGGACGGATGCCTTTGAGGAACAAACTGACATGACCGATGATGAGCAAGGCAAAATTGAAATACTTCTAAATATCCTATtg aATATTTATGAAATGTGTAAAGAAGAATCGCAGAAACAAACATCGATGCTGTGGCGAATTGCTTATATGGATATTGATTCGGTAATTGGG CTGGGGCGTCATGACGAGCTGACAATTCCAAAGGATCATAAATCCGACCCGACGAAGCATTGGACGTGTGAGACCGCACGGGTGTATGACAACGTCCCCGTG AAAATATATCACCAACTAACGCACTTCGGACAAGCTATCCATCATCCAAAGATGGAATTATACATCAGGGGATGTGTAAATATATGCTGGCTCATGAATATACAAGAACCTCCCGTTGCGTTTACCCCAAAACCTGAACAATTTGATCAATTCAGCACGGAACTATACAGATCCTATACACAATCTGGGCCAGCAATCGCATACTTGGTATGGCCGACGATGCTGCTGCACAAAGGAGGGCCGTTGCTTCTGAAAGGAATTACACAGTGGTGTACCAAGGCAGACATGCCGATGGCAATGAAAAAGAAAGAGCAACACGATAAACAGTGCAATAACGTTCAGTCGAAAGCAGATTCGATTTCTTCGAACAAACGTTCACAACAGGACGGAGATTTCGGAGTAATGAACCAAAGAGAGAATGCAATGCAACTTACTAATGCAAAAGAGAGACGTGCTCAGCCTGTTAATTATCAACTAGAACAAGTTTCAAATGATGAAAATAGTATCACGTCAACCTTCCCTATGACATTGGCCTGTATGTCACAAGCAAATCACCCTACAATTGAACCTGAACATATAAAAGTTGATATACAGCCGAAGACGGATAAAACAAGCGCGATAGAACTGCGTATGGACAGGAGCCCTTATATTGGTGGAACAGGCAGTCATGCAGAACGCACACGGGTTGGGAATGCGATTGACTCAAGTGCATCTATAAATGTGGACTCTTCCACAAGCCTTGATGATATTTTGAAGAACGCTGTCTTTGACCCTGAACAAGTAAAAAATGTTGGAAACAATGTAGAGGAAACTGTATATAAAATTAGCCAAAGTGTATCGTCGTTagtaaaaaaatatcaacagcAAGAAAATGAACAAAGCAAGCAGAAAAAGCATCATGCAAAAATATAA
- the LOC127876549 gene encoding uncharacterized protein LOC127876549 isoform X5, which translates to MAEVPLRMQVEQDGTVPFTCSLIHTQDESVPNRTESKNENLDLLNKLAVEEESNQNMKIIITEKTTEITMLKTKSEKLQRECEKLENELSKCKTRLSKIMGNKLTDNNPAIADLSDSNRPAKLAEQFSNIYEMCKEESQKQTSMLWRIAYMDIDSLGRHDELTIPKDHKSDPTKHWTCETARVYDNVPVIKTGQSPNHLEINKQIKEFRKYVAQISLDNLFQKIYHQLTHFGQAIHHPKMELYIRGCVNICWLMNIQEPPVAFTPKPEQFDQFSTELYRSYTQSGPAIAYLVWPTMLLHKGGPLLLKGITQWCTKADMPMAMKKKEQHDKQCNNVQSKADSISSNKRSQQDGDFGVMNQRENAMQLTNAKERRAQPVNYQLEQVSNDENSITSTFPMTLACMSQANHPTIEPEHIKVDIQPKTDKTSAIELRMDRSPYIGGTGSHAERTRVGNAIDSSASINVDSSTSLDDILKNAVFDPEQVKNVGNNVEETVYKISQSVSSLVKKYQQQENEQSKQKKHHAKI; encoded by the exons ATGGCCGAAGTTCCACTCCGGATGCAGGTTGAACAGGATGGAACTGTTCCTTTTACTTGTAGCCTAATTCACACACAGGATGAAAGTGTACCTAATCGAACGGAATCAAAGAATGAAAACCTTGATTTGCTGAATAAG TTGGCGGTTGAGGAAGAGTcaaaccaaaatatgaaaataatcataACTGAGAAAACTACCGAAATAACCATGCTAAAAACAAAGAGTGAAAAGCTTCAACGAGAGTGTGAAAAGCTTGAGAATGAACTGTCCAAATGCAAAACGAG ATTAAGCAAAATCATGGGCAACAAACTCACTGACAATAATCCTGCAATTGCCGATCTCAGCGACAGCAACAGACCAGCAAAACTTGCTGAACAGTTTTCG aATATTTATGAAATGTGTAAAGAAGAATCGCAGAAACAAACATCGATGCTGTGGCGAATTGCTTATATGGATATTGATTCG CTGGGGCGTCATGACGAGCTGACAATTCCAAAGGATCATAAATCCGACCCGACGAAGCATTGGACGTGTGAGACCGCACGGGTGTATGACAACGTCCCCGTG ATAAAGACCGGTCAATCTCCGAATcatcttgaaataaataaacaaatcaaagaATTTCGGAAATATGTTGCTCAAATCAGCCTCGATAACTTGTTTCAG AAAATATATCACCAACTAACGCACTTCGGACAAGCTATCCATCATCCAAAGATGGAATTATACATCAGGGGATGTGTAAATATATGCTGGCTCATGAATATACAAGAACCTCCCGTTGCGTTTACCCCAAAACCTGAACAATTTGATCAATTCAGCACGGAACTATACAGATCCTATACACAATCTGGGCCAGCAATCGCATACTTGGTATGGCCGACGATGCTGCTGCACAAAGGAGGGCCGTTGCTTCTGAAAGGAATTACACAGTGGTGTACCAAGGCAGACATGCCGATGGCAATGAAAAAGAAAGAGCAACACGATAAACAGTGCAATAACGTTCAGTCGAAAGCAGATTCGATTTCTTCGAACAAACGTTCACAACAGGACGGAGATTTCGGAGTAATGAACCAAAGAGAGAATGCAATGCAACTTACTAATGCAAAAGAGAGACGTGCTCAGCCTGTTAATTATCAACTAGAACAAGTTTCAAATGATGAAAATAGTATCACGTCAACCTTCCCTATGACATTGGCCTGTATGTCACAAGCAAATCACCCTACAATTGAACCTGAACATATAAAAGTTGATATACAGCCGAAGACGGATAAAACAAGCGCGATAGAACTGCGTATGGACAGGAGCCCTTATATTGGTGGAACAGGCAGTCATGCAGAACGCACACGGGTTGGGAATGCGATTGACTCAAGTGCATCTATAAATGTGGACTCTTCCACAAGCCTTGATGATATTTTGAAGAACGCTGTCTTTGACCCTGAACAAGTAAAAAATGTTGGAAACAATGTAGAGGAAACTGTATATAAAATTAGCCAAAGTGTATCGTCGTTagtaaaaaaatatcaacagcAAGAAAATGAACAAAGCAAGCAGAAAAAGCATCATGCAAAAATATAA